One window of Arthrobacter oryzae genomic DNA carries:
- a CDS encoding LacI family DNA-binding transcriptional regulator: protein MAKGPTVYHVAERAGVSIATVSFTFRQPEKVKASTRELVLAAADALGYVPSASARGLARGRTGALGLFAYDYLLDPADGIHGEGQDSEDPAAADLERRNEDLRLFPLYVDEVQRGVELECWRRGQALLVGGGNPENNEAVLSDIAGRVDGLAVFPRSVPSEALARIARRIPVVEVSENVNNRELDHVTVDNISGVRAITEHLIAGHGLSDLMFLGGMPSSDNEERLEGFLGALRDAGLPTTREAKYPCGNEQAVAEVVSSICRQGSLPDAFVCATDQDALVVMDALAAAGVGIPKDVAVTGFDGIAAGRVIRPSLTTVRQPMEQMGRTMVELLLDRLDHPDKPPVALKLPVRVVLRESCGCQPG from the coding sequence ATGGCAAAAGGTCCCACGGTTTACCACGTTGCGGAGCGGGCGGGCGTCTCCATCGCGACCGTCTCCTTCACTTTCCGGCAGCCCGAAAAAGTGAAGGCATCAACGCGCGAGCTTGTGCTGGCAGCCGCCGACGCATTGGGCTACGTCCCCAGCGCCAGCGCGCGTGGCCTGGCACGGGGCCGGACAGGCGCCCTGGGGCTTTTTGCCTACGACTACCTGCTGGACCCCGCCGATGGAATCCACGGCGAAGGCCAGGACTCCGAGGACCCTGCGGCAGCTGACCTCGAACGCCGGAATGAGGATCTTCGGCTGTTTCCGCTGTATGTGGACGAGGTCCAGCGCGGCGTTGAACTCGAGTGCTGGCGCCGGGGGCAGGCGCTGCTCGTGGGCGGCGGAAACCCGGAAAACAACGAGGCTGTGCTGTCGGACATTGCCGGCCGCGTCGACGGACTGGCCGTGTTCCCGCGGTCCGTACCCAGCGAGGCCCTTGCGCGGATCGCCCGGCGCATCCCCGTGGTGGAAGTGTCCGAGAACGTCAATAACCGCGAGTTGGACCACGTCACGGTGGACAACATTTCCGGCGTGCGGGCCATCACCGAACACCTCATCGCGGGGCACGGCCTGTCGGACCTGATGTTCCTCGGCGGCATGCCCTCCTCGGACAATGAGGAGCGGCTTGAGGGTTTCCTCGGCGCGCTTCGCGATGCGGGACTGCCAACGACGCGTGAGGCGAAATACCCGTGCGGCAATGAACAAGCCGTCGCGGAAGTCGTCAGCTCCATATGCCGGCAGGGCTCATTGCCCGACGCCTTTGTATGCGCCACCGATCAGGACGCACTGGTGGTTATGGACGCCTTGGCCGCCGCCGGCGTCGGGATTCCCAAGGACGTTGCCGTGACAGGCTTCGACGGCATCGCTGCCGGGCGGGTCATCAGGCCGTCGCTGACCACCGTGCGCCAGCCCATGGAACAGATGGGGCGCACCATGGTGGAACTGCTCCTGGACCGGCTGGACCATCCCGACAAGCCGCCGGTGGCCCTCAAGCTTCCCGTGCGCGTCGTGCTGCGTGAAAGCTGCGGCTGCCAGCCGGGCTAA
- a CDS encoding glycoside hydrolase family 3 protein, protein MDPFENPELSPHERAADLVARLSLEEKAGLMFHTVIETGPDGTLLETPGNISKSPTSTVILGKFMNHFNIHALGTAREAARWSNTLQALAAQTPHGIPVTISTDPRHAFIENSGVSFTAAHFSQWPEPIGLAAVGSADLIRRFAEIARKEYTAVGIRAALHPTVDLATEPRWCRQAGTFGQDSELSSKYVVEYLQGFQGDELGPDSVACTTKHFPGGGPQRDGEDAHFPYGREQVYPGGRFDEHLAPFRAAIAEKTSAIMPYYGMPIGVELDGEPVEEVGFGYNKQIITNLLRDKLGYDGVVLSDWELVNDNIVGDQVLPARAWGVEELTAPERMLKILNAGVDQFGGEECTELLLGLVRDGLVSEERLDESARRLLLVKFQLGLFDNPFVDEDAAAEIVGNAEFRHEGHLAQAQSVTVLANGTRDGGTALPLTGSPAVYVEGMDPLSFDGFGTVVQDPEQADVAVIRLHSPWDHRDDLFLEQHFHAGSLDFPPGLVSRLRTLAAKVPLIIDVRLDRPAILTPLAGFAAALVGTFGVSDTALLDALFGRVEPQGSLPFDIPRSMDAVRASRSDVPGDTADPLFPFGHGLRLPHLPQVPQAGTATATQSGLSS, encoded by the coding sequence ATGGATCCCTTCGAAAATCCGGAGCTCAGCCCGCACGAACGCGCCGCCGACCTCGTGGCCCGCCTCAGCCTCGAGGAAAAGGCCGGCCTGATGTTCCACACGGTCATCGAAACCGGCCCCGACGGCACCCTGCTGGAGACACCCGGCAACATCAGCAAGTCGCCCACTAGCACCGTGATCCTGGGCAAGTTCATGAACCACTTCAACATCCACGCCCTGGGCACCGCCCGCGAGGCCGCCCGGTGGAGCAATACCCTGCAGGCCCTTGCCGCGCAGACCCCGCACGGCATCCCGGTCACGATCTCCACGGACCCGCGCCACGCGTTCATCGAAAATTCCGGCGTCTCGTTCACGGCCGCGCACTTCTCGCAGTGGCCCGAGCCGATCGGCCTCGCCGCGGTAGGCAGCGCCGACCTGATCCGCCGCTTCGCAGAGATCGCCCGCAAGGAGTACACCGCCGTCGGCATCCGTGCCGCGCTGCACCCCACGGTCGATCTGGCCACCGAGCCCCGCTGGTGCCGGCAGGCTGGAACTTTCGGGCAGGACTCGGAGCTCAGCTCGAAATACGTCGTGGAATACCTCCAAGGATTCCAGGGCGACGAACTCGGGCCGGACAGCGTAGCCTGCACCACCAAGCATTTCCCGGGCGGCGGTCCGCAGCGCGACGGCGAGGACGCCCACTTCCCCTACGGCCGCGAACAGGTCTACCCCGGCGGCCGCTTCGACGAGCACCTGGCTCCGTTCCGGGCCGCCATCGCGGAAAAGACCAGCGCCATCATGCCGTATTACGGCATGCCGATCGGCGTCGAGCTGGACGGCGAACCGGTGGAGGAAGTCGGCTTCGGCTACAACAAGCAGATCATCACCAACCTGCTCCGGGACAAGCTCGGCTACGACGGCGTGGTCCTCAGCGACTGGGAACTGGTCAACGACAACATCGTGGGCGACCAGGTGCTGCCGGCACGGGCCTGGGGCGTCGAAGAGCTCACCGCACCCGAGCGGATGCTGAAGATCCTCAACGCCGGCGTGGACCAGTTCGGCGGGGAGGAATGCACCGAGCTGCTCCTTGGCCTGGTCCGGGACGGCCTGGTCAGCGAGGAACGACTCGATGAATCCGCCCGCCGCCTGCTGCTGGTCAAGTTCCAGCTCGGCCTGTTCGACAACCCCTTCGTGGACGAGGACGCCGCGGCCGAAATCGTGGGCAACGCCGAGTTCCGGCATGAGGGCCACCTTGCGCAGGCACAGTCCGTCACCGTACTGGCCAACGGAACGCGCGACGGCGGGACTGCGCTGCCGCTGACCGGCTCACCCGCCGTCTACGTCGAGGGCATGGACCCGCTGAGCTTCGACGGTTTCGGGACTGTGGTGCAGGATCCCGAGCAGGCGGATGTTGCGGTGATCCGGTTGCACTCCCCCTGGGACCACCGCGACGACCTGTTCCTGGAGCAGCACTTCCACGCCGGAAGCCTGGACTTCCCGCCCGGGCTGGTCTCCCGGCTCCGCACCCTGGCCGCGAAGGTTCCGCTGATCATCGACGTGCGGCTGGACCGGCCGGCCATCCTCACGCCGCTGGCCGGGTTCGCTGCGGCCCTGGTGGGCACCTTCGGCGTCTCGGACACGGCCCTCCTCGATGCCCTGTTCGGCCGCGTTGAGCCGCAGGGCAGCCTCCCCTTCGATATTCCGAGGTCCATGGATGCCGTGCGTGCTTCACGCTCGGATGTCCCCGGAGACACCGCCGATCCCCTCTTCCCGTTCGGACACGGATTGCGGCTGCCGCACCTGCCGCAGGTGCCGCAGGCCGGAACCGCAACGGCTACCCAGTCAGGACTGAGCTCATGA
- the argS gene encoding arginine--tRNA ligase encodes MVVPRVQAAIAQAFGEEFRDTDPVVRPSQFADIQINAAMALAKKVGMPPRDAAARIVEALELDGLCTGVEISGPGFINLTFDGTWIEELLNVQASQPQGGPETQTRRVVVDYSSPNVAKEMHVGHLRTTVVGDSLVRVLEALGHTVIRQNHIGDWGTPFGMLIEHWLEIGEDSPEAALLVEDPSAFYQAARAKFDASDSGPESFATRARLRVVSLQSAHEETLDVWQRLVDHSKGYFNAIYAKLGVSLEDEHIAGESSYDPHLAQLCQELEERGLARISEGALCTFPAGFTGRDGEPLPLIIRKSDGGYGYATTDLATIRYRIQELHADRILYVVGAPQNVHLRMVFESAREAGWLPDTVEATHVQIGNVLGEDGKILKSRSGTPVKLMALLDEAVDRARAVVDASRPELSEEERAVTARQVGIGAVKYADLSTGHDTEYVFDFDRMLALSGNTGPYVQYAAARIRSILRKAGDLGDVPTGVDPTAVALAAAGEPPAVARIAVVEPAERALALHLLEYGATLRRVGELLEPHRLCAYLFELSQLFTSFYDQCPVLKADDSVRESRLALCALVLHRLSEGLDLLGIETPENM; translated from the coding sequence ATGGTTGTCCCCCGAGTCCAGGCAGCCATTGCCCAAGCGTTCGGCGAGGAGTTCCGCGACACCGATCCGGTGGTCCGGCCGTCCCAGTTCGCAGACATCCAGATCAACGCCGCCATGGCCCTCGCCAAAAAGGTTGGCATGCCGCCCCGCGACGCCGCCGCCAGGATCGTCGAGGCGCTGGAACTCGACGGACTCTGCACCGGCGTCGAGATCTCCGGCCCCGGCTTCATCAACCTCACGTTCGACGGCACCTGGATCGAGGAACTCCTCAATGTCCAGGCGTCCCAGCCGCAAGGCGGGCCGGAGACGCAAACCCGTCGCGTCGTCGTCGACTATTCCTCCCCAAACGTTGCAAAGGAAATGCACGTGGGGCACCTGCGCACCACCGTGGTGGGGGACAGCCTGGTGCGCGTCCTCGAGGCGCTGGGGCACACGGTGATCCGGCAGAACCACATCGGGGACTGGGGCACGCCGTTCGGCATGCTGATTGAGCATTGGCTGGAGATCGGCGAGGATTCGCCCGAGGCCGCGCTGCTGGTGGAGGACCCCAGCGCGTTCTACCAGGCGGCCCGGGCAAAGTTCGACGCGTCTGATTCCGGGCCGGAGAGTTTCGCGACACGTGCCCGCCTCCGCGTGGTGTCGCTGCAGTCGGCGCACGAGGAAACGCTGGACGTGTGGCAGCGGCTCGTGGACCACTCGAAGGGCTACTTCAACGCGATCTACGCCAAGTTGGGGGTCAGTCTCGAGGACGAGCACATCGCCGGCGAGAGCTCCTACGATCCCCATTTAGCACAGCTGTGCCAGGAATTGGAAGAGCGCGGTCTGGCCCGGATCAGCGAGGGTGCGCTGTGCACGTTCCCCGCAGGGTTCACGGGCCGGGACGGGGAGCCGCTGCCGCTGATCATCCGAAAGTCCGACGGCGGCTACGGGTACGCCACCACTGACCTTGCCACCATCCGCTACCGGATCCAGGAACTCCATGCCGACCGGATCCTCTACGTGGTGGGCGCGCCGCAGAACGTCCACCTGCGGATGGTGTTTGAATCCGCGCGCGAGGCCGGATGGCTGCCTGACACGGTCGAGGCCACCCATGTGCAGATCGGCAACGTGCTGGGCGAGGACGGCAAGATCCTGAAGTCCCGCTCGGGCACCCCGGTGAAGCTCATGGCCCTGCTGGACGAGGCCGTGGACCGCGCCCGCGCCGTGGTGGACGCGAGCCGCCCGGAGCTCTCGGAGGAGGAGCGCGCGGTGACCGCCCGGCAGGTGGGCATCGGCGCCGTGAAGTACGCCGACCTCTCCACGGGCCACGACACCGAGTACGTATTCGACTTCGACCGGATGCTGGCACTCAGCGGCAACACCGGCCCCTATGTGCAGTACGCCGCCGCGCGGATCCGCTCCATCCTGCGGAAAGCGGGAGACCTCGGGGACGTGCCGACGGGGGTGGACCCAACGGCGGTGGCGCTGGCTGCAGCGGGGGAGCCGCCGGCGGTGGCGAGGATCGCCGTCGTCGAACCTGCCGAGCGCGCCCTGGCGCTCCACCTGCTGGAGTACGGCGCCACCCTCCGCAGGGTGGGGGAACTGCTGGAGCCGCACCGACTGTGTGCGTATCTGTTCGAGCTCTCGCAGCTGTTCACCTCGTTCTACGACCAGTGCCCGGTGCTGAAAGCGGACGATTCGGTCCGCGAGTCGCGGCTCGCGCTGTGCGCACTCGTCCTCCACAGGCTCTCCGAGGGCCTGGACCTGCTGGGCATCGAGACCCCGGAGAACATGTAG
- a CDS encoding carbohydrate ABC transporter permease → MATTNAPPAGTKPPAGTKNAGRPPARARVRTGQSRRRRNAITAWLFALPFVLIFGVFMLGPLLSSFLMSFTDFTSRDIENPFAVGFVGLEQYAALFRNPQFLHSVLNTAYFVVVGIPLTTILALALAVALNNGISRFRTAFRVGFYTPVVTSIVAVAVVWRFILQPDGLLNVILGWVGIAGPDWLNSTTWSMPALIMMAVWRNLGTLMIIFLAGLQAVPGDILEAAEVDGANAWQRFMKITLPMLRPTLLLGTVLLSVGFLQFFEEPFVMTKGGPLDSTLSVSYFTYNQFGFGKYGLASAASYVLFVAIALLSLLQFRALRSKD, encoded by the coding sequence GTGGCCACCACCAACGCGCCGCCTGCCGGCACCAAACCGCCTGCCGGCACTAAAAATGCCGGCAGGCCTCCGGCCCGTGCCAGGGTCCGCACAGGGCAGTCACGGCGCCGCCGGAACGCCATCACGGCATGGCTGTTCGCGCTGCCGTTCGTCCTCATCTTCGGCGTGTTCATGCTTGGACCGCTGCTCTCATCGTTCCTGATGTCCTTCACGGACTTCACCAGTCGCGACATCGAGAACCCGTTCGCGGTGGGATTCGTAGGACTTGAGCAGTATGCCGCGCTTTTCCGGAACCCGCAGTTCCTGCATTCCGTCCTGAACACGGCCTATTTCGTGGTGGTTGGAATCCCGCTCACCACGATCCTTGCCCTCGCGCTTGCCGTGGCCCTGAACAACGGCATCAGCCGCTTCCGCACAGCCTTCCGCGTTGGCTTCTACACGCCTGTGGTCACCAGCATTGTGGCCGTGGCCGTCGTATGGCGGTTCATCCTCCAGCCTGACGGACTGCTGAACGTCATCCTCGGCTGGGTGGGCATCGCAGGCCCGGACTGGCTGAACAGCACCACCTGGTCCATGCCGGCCCTGATCATGATGGCCGTCTGGCGGAACCTGGGCACGCTCATGATCATCTTCCTGGCCGGTCTGCAGGCCGTTCCGGGCGACATCCTCGAGGCCGCGGAGGTCGATGGCGCCAATGCCTGGCAGCGGTTTATGAAGATCACGCTGCCCATGCTCCGCCCCACCCTCCTGCTGGGAACCGTGCTGCTTTCGGTCGGCTTCCTGCAGTTCTTCGAGGAACCGTTCGTGATGACCAAGGGCGGCCCGCTGGATTCGACCCTCTCGGTCAGCTACTTCACGTACAACCAGTTCGGGTTCGGCAAATACGGACTGGCCTCCGCGGCCAGCTATGTGCTCTTCGTGGCCATCGCGCTGTTGAGCCTGCTCCAATTCCGAGCCCTGCGATCCAAGGACTGA
- a CDS encoding glucoamylase family protein produces the protein MNQRFDATPGFSTATRRQLLAGAAAFAVTGLTAATATPGFAAPGAQSPSYLSRARNLGGVDRKVITRWARDTWKSLEAMTDPATGLPADYIGESITAPKRSGFTSPTNIGGYMWSTVVARELNIISASECRERLTRTLTTLTGLKHHEPSGMLYNWYDEATGEVITVWPENGNPVAPFMSSVDNGWFAAALMVVRYAEPKVAGLANTILGRMDFGIFYNKDARPGVAAGLLRGGFYDVKPPVETVQGNYLGRGPDVYYTMNHYDVTNSEPRIATYIGIALGQLPPAHYFATMRVFPDTCDWSWQEQKPVGEHRMYMGIDVFEGAYTYRGMRIVPSWGGDMFESLMPDLFVPESSWAPKAWGINHPLTVRAQREFGLDDAKYGYWGFSPASHPNGGYSEWGVDILGMSSDGYPSDVERTSVDVGFEGCRPASNPTPAWGDGVVTPHAAFLAMEYEPREAYDNLVKIENELGAYGQGGFFDAVAVKSGTIARRYLSLDQAMVLGALGNVFGDNVIRRNFVQGEVEKVIKPLIEVEEFGAGLAG, from the coding sequence ATGAACCAGCGCTTTGATGCCACCCCGGGATTCTCCACCGCCACCCGCCGCCAGCTACTCGCCGGTGCGGCTGCCTTTGCCGTCACCGGACTCACCGCCGCCACGGCGACACCCGGCTTCGCAGCGCCCGGCGCGCAGTCGCCGTCGTACCTTTCCCGGGCACGAAACCTGGGCGGGGTGGACCGCAAGGTCATCACCCGGTGGGCGCGCGACACCTGGAAGTCCCTGGAAGCCATGACTGATCCCGCGACCGGCCTGCCCGCCGACTACATCGGCGAGTCCATCACCGCGCCGAAGCGGAGCGGCTTCACCTCGCCCACCAACATCGGCGGCTACATGTGGAGCACGGTGGTAGCCCGGGAACTGAACATCATCAGCGCCAGCGAGTGCCGTGAGCGGCTGACCCGCACCCTCACCACGCTGACCGGCCTCAAGCACCACGAGCCCAGCGGCATGCTCTACAACTGGTACGACGAAGCCACCGGGGAAGTCATCACCGTGTGGCCCGAGAACGGCAACCCCGTGGCGCCGTTCATGTCAAGCGTGGACAACGGCTGGTTCGCTGCAGCCCTGATGGTGGTCCGCTACGCCGAGCCGAAGGTCGCCGGACTGGCCAACACCATCCTGGGCAGGATGGACTTCGGGATCTTCTACAACAAAGACGCCCGGCCCGGTGTGGCTGCCGGTCTGCTGCGGGGCGGCTTCTACGACGTCAAACCGCCCGTGGAAACGGTCCAGGGCAACTACCTGGGCCGCGGCCCGGACGTCTACTACACAATGAACCACTACGACGTGACCAACTCAGAGCCCCGGATCGCCACGTACATCGGCATCGCCCTGGGCCAGCTCCCGCCGGCGCACTACTTCGCCACCATGCGGGTCTTCCCGGACACGTGCGACTGGTCCTGGCAGGAGCAGAAGCCGGTGGGCGAGCACCGCATGTACATGGGCATCGACGTTTTCGAGGGCGCCTACACCTATCGCGGAATGCGGATCGTGCCGAGCTGGGGCGGGGACATGTTCGAGTCCCTGATGCCGGACCTGTTCGTCCCCGAATCCAGCTGGGCGCCGAAGGCCTGGGGCATCAACCACCCCTTGACCGTCCGGGCGCAGCGTGAGTTCGGCCTGGACGACGCCAAGTACGGGTACTGGGGCTTCTCCCCCGCCAGCCACCCCAACGGCGGGTACTCCGAGTGGGGCGTGGACATCCTGGGAATGAGCAGCGACGGCTACCCGTCCGACGTCGAACGCACCAGTGTAGACGTGGGCTTTGAGGGCTGCCGGCCGGCCAGCAACCCGACGCCGGCCTGGGGCGACGGCGTGGTCACTCCCCACGCGGCCTTCCTCGCCATGGAATACGAGCCCCGCGAGGCATACGACAACCTGGTGAAGATCGAGAACGAACTCGGCGCCTACGGCCAGGGCGGGTTCTTCGACGCCGTGGCCGTGAAGTCCGGAACCATCGCCCGGCGCTACCTTTCGCTCGACCAGGCCATGGTTCTGGGCGCGCTCGGCAACGTCTTCGGAGACAACGTGATCCGACGCAACTTCGTGCAGGGCGAAGTCGAGAAGGTCATCAAACCGCTGATCGAGGTCGAGGAGTTCGGCGCCGGACTGGCCGGCTAG
- a CDS encoding sugar ABC transporter substrate-binding protein gives MIHPNAKKAAAVGLATALLLTGCGRDSAGSPAASSAKPIASGPASGTITLWAQGSEGEALPALLKEFEAENPGVKVNVTAIPWDAALSKYQTAIAGGTTPDVAQMGTTWMGDFASSFDATPQEIDASDFFPGSVKSTEVEGTTYGVPWYVDTRVVYYRSDLAEKAGITKAPETWDDFKALAKGLQEKAGAKYGVQLPAGVAGSYLDTLPFQWSNGAKLMNDDGTKWTLDTPEAAEALKYYSSFFADGLASKAVSTGTTAEASFVDGSAPMMISGPWHVGLLNKAGGEGFEDKYKVAPMPKETTSTSFVGGSNMVVFKKSENRDASWKLLQWLSKPEVQLKWYKATGDLPSQQSAWKDQSLASDSKLSVFGDQLKNTNNPPAVSTWTQVAAAADSEIEQIVKAGKDPAEALKSLQQAADSIGTGK, from the coding sequence ATGATCCATCCGAACGCCAAGAAGGCAGCCGCCGTCGGCCTTGCAACCGCACTGCTGCTGACCGGCTGCGGCAGGGACTCCGCAGGTTCGCCCGCCGCGTCATCGGCCAAGCCCATTGCCTCGGGGCCGGCATCCGGCACCATCACGCTGTGGGCCCAGGGCAGCGAAGGCGAAGCCCTTCCGGCACTGCTCAAGGAGTTCGAAGCCGAAAACCCGGGCGTCAAGGTCAACGTCACGGCCATCCCGTGGGACGCCGCGCTCAGCAAGTACCAGACCGCCATCGCGGGCGGGACCACCCCGGACGTCGCCCAGATGGGCACCACCTGGATGGGCGATTTCGCCAGCTCCTTCGACGCGACGCCCCAGGAGATCGACGCCAGCGACTTCTTCCCTGGCTCGGTGAAGTCCACCGAAGTCGAGGGAACCACCTACGGGGTGCCGTGGTACGTCGACACCCGCGTGGTCTACTACCGCAGCGACCTTGCGGAGAAGGCCGGCATCACCAAGGCGCCCGAAACCTGGGATGACTTCAAAGCCCTTGCCAAGGGTCTGCAGGAGAAGGCCGGGGCAAAATACGGGGTCCAGCTACCCGCCGGCGTCGCCGGCTCCTACCTGGACACCCTCCCCTTCCAGTGGTCCAACGGCGCCAAGCTGATGAACGACGACGGCACCAAGTGGACCCTCGACACCCCCGAAGCGGCAGAGGCGCTGAAGTACTACTCCAGCTTCTTCGCCGACGGGCTCGCATCCAAGGCAGTGTCCACGGGAACCACTGCCGAAGCATCCTTCGTAGACGGTTCCGCACCCATGATGATCAGCGGCCCGTGGCACGTCGGCCTGCTCAACAAAGCCGGCGGCGAGGGCTTCGAGGACAAGTACAAGGTTGCCCCGATGCCGAAGGAGACGACCTCAACGTCCTTTGTCGGCGGCTCCAACATGGTGGTGTTCAAGAAGTCCGAGAACCGCGATGCTTCCTGGAAGCTCCTGCAGTGGCTGTCCAAGCCCGAGGTCCAGCTCAAGTGGTACAAGGCCACCGGTGACCTCCCCTCGCAGCAGAGCGCCTGGAAGGATCAGTCCCTGGCGTCGGACAGCAAGCTCTCCGTCTTCGGCGACCAGCTCAAGAACACCAACAACCCGCCGGCCGTTTCCACCTGGACCCAGGTTGCCGCCGCCGCTGACAGCGAAATCGAACAGATCGTCAAGGCCGGCAAGGACCCCGCGGAGGCGTTGAAGTCCCTGCAGCAGGCCGCAGATTCGATCGGCACCGGGAAGTAA
- a CDS encoding carbohydrate ABC transporter permease, with protein sequence MTIPDTSPLDAAAPAATTPGTEAAAVVRGTAPAGTNTTGGSPQGSNARRRSGRRAPARRTLTYAVLVVGVSATLLPFVWMFLGAFKTQGELLRRPITWWPEQPTLENFSSWFNELQIGTFFLNSVVVAVFTVLGNLLFCSMVGYALAKMDFPGKRFLFLLVMVMLMVPGVVTFVPLFVMVSKLGLVSTYPALILPFLAAPMGVFLMRQFIMGIPDSLIEAARIDGAGELRTFLRIVMPLCGPPLATLGILTFLGSWNNFLWPLVVAQSEEMYTLPVALSLYSTGQNATDYGLLLAGSVLIITPIILLFVALQRYFIQGVAATGIK encoded by the coding sequence ATGACGATCCCTGACACTTCACCGCTCGATGCAGCGGCACCCGCCGCAACGACCCCGGGAACCGAAGCCGCCGCCGTCGTACGCGGAACCGCCCCGGCCGGAACCAACACCACCGGTGGTTCCCCTCAAGGGAGCAACGCACGACGGCGGTCCGGCCGCCGCGCGCCGGCGCGCCGCACGCTGACTTACGCCGTCCTGGTGGTGGGGGTTTCCGCGACGCTCCTGCCGTTCGTCTGGATGTTCCTCGGCGCCTTCAAGACCCAGGGCGAACTCCTCCGCCGGCCCATCACGTGGTGGCCGGAGCAGCCGACGCTGGAGAACTTCTCCAGCTGGTTCAACGAACTGCAGATCGGCACATTCTTCCTGAACAGCGTTGTGGTTGCCGTGTTCACAGTGCTCGGAAACCTGCTGTTCTGCTCCATGGTGGGCTACGCGCTGGCCAAAATGGACTTCCCGGGCAAGCGCTTCCTGTTCCTGCTGGTCATGGTCATGCTGATGGTCCCGGGCGTGGTGACGTTCGTGCCGCTGTTCGTGATGGTCAGCAAGCTGGGCCTGGTGAGCACGTACCCGGCGTTGATCCTGCCGTTCCTGGCCGCGCCGATGGGCGTGTTCCTGATGCGCCAGTTCATCATGGGCATCCCGGATTCGCTCATCGAAGCGGCCCGGATCGACGGCGCGGGCGAACTGCGTACCTTCCTGCGGATCGTCATGCCCCTGTGCGGACCGCCGCTGGCCACCCTCGGCATCCTGACGTTCCTGGGGTCGTGGAACAACTTCCTCTGGCCGCTGGTCGTGGCCCAGAGCGAAGAGATGTACACCCTGCCGGTGGCCCTGTCGCTGTACTCCACCGGCCAGAACGCCACGGATTACGGCCTCCTCCTGGCCGGATCGGTCCTGATCATCACGCCCATCATCCTGCTGTTCGTTGCCCTGCAGCGCTACTTCATCCAAGGCGTCGCAGCCACCGGCATCAAATAG